The Carassius gibelio isolate Cgi1373 ecotype wild population from Czech Republic chromosome B11, carGib1.2-hapl.c, whole genome shotgun sequence genomic sequence aatgtaaaggaaaaaaaataaaacaagtgcatatttacatttttttttttaataccaaatatttcacaaaagtattaagcagcacaactgtttcaacagtgattataataatactattaatagtaaaatatgtcttgagcagcagatcagcatattagaatgcatTTAGGCTTTgcataacatgaataaattacatttaaatatatatagaactagaaaacaattatttgaaataacatttcacaatatcacgGTTTGTACTTGTAtgtatcaaatacatgcagcttgTATGAGCATAGGATGATTCTTTAGAACATATTCAGTGAACATTTTGGTTAATGATGCAAATGAATCTTTGATTtgaatttattcattattttcatatGCATTGATTCTTTTAAGGGAATCGAATGCTTGCTTTCATTATTCTGTTTCTCCTTCACATTTGGTGGCTAAGGGAGAAGAGCCGATGGACCAAGAGGATCAGAGTGATACAGAACAAGAAGCAACCTCCAAAAATGTCCCAGATGAGGAAAACAGCACTTCACCTAatgaagagagagatgagagtGAGGAGGATGAAGAAAGAAGAGTTTGTGTGGATGAGACCGAATGGCAGACATGCTCCGAGGAATCAGGAGATGAAGACAAACCAGAAACCCCAACGGTTTCATCTTTCTACAACTCCAGCCGTTTGTTACGCAAAGATGAGCTGCTGGAAATGTTCAAGTCTGTGCATTCTGGGCCGACGTACAAAGATGGACAAATCACAGTCGGACTGGTGAGTTTTTGGTGAGTTTATATCAAGCATTGATACTTAAGAATTCAGATTTCAACTCCAAATTCTCTTAAAGGTGGGATATCCCAATGTTGGAAAAAGCTCTACCATCAACACCATCCTGAGGAACAAGAAAGTCTCCGTTTCAGCTACACCTGGACACACAAAGCATTTCCAGGCGAGTGTTTTCTAATTAATGAACAATGGAGGAATTGAAAATCAATTCTtgacatttttcaaatttttGCTCCTACATCACTCTTAGGGACAAATTACATTTAGCTGTATACCAATAGCCTTCAAGCTATCAGAGTCAAACATTTAGCAGTTAGCGTTTATTGACTGTTGGTTTGTCCACATGTTTCAGACTCTGTTTGTCGATCCTGGTCTCTGCCTGTGTGATTGTCCTGGACTGGTCATGCCTTCTTTTGTGTCCACCAAAGCCGAGATGATCTGCAGCGGGATCCTACCCATCGATCAGATGAGAGATCACGTTCCAGCCATCTCTTTGATAACCTTTTAAAACAGCAGCGATCATGATAACTGCATCTTTTGCTTGATCTTTTATAACACACTACAGATTGATTGACAGATATTTTTTGGAGTAACCAAGAAGgcattcatttgatcagaaatattgtgaaatatcattacccTTAATGTAAATACGTATGTCAGACTATCCCTCGAAGTGTGCTGGAGGGGACCTATGGAATCAACATCATCAGACCAAGAGAGGACGAGGACCCCGAGCGACCCCCCACCTATGAGGAGCTGCTCATGGCATATGGATGTCAGTTCCATTTGCACGATGTACACATTAAGACATTTCACAGCACACTTAACTGACCAACCATGATGTATTCTCTTCATGCAGATATGAGAGGCTTCATGACAGCACACGGCCAGCCAGACCAATCGAGATCAGCCCGTTACATTTTGAAAGACTATGTCTGTGTAAGTGCCTTTCGTTTGTCAGTACCAGCTCTGAATTGTGTAGTTATGAACATGGAGAATTGGAGATTTTAACCTCTTCCTTCCTGATTTTCTGCAGGGTAAACTCCTTTACTGCCACCCTCCGCCCCACATCAGCCCTAAAGACTTCCAGCCTCAGCATGCCAGGTGGAGTGGAGGAGTCGAACCAACTGCTAGCGATGCCAACAAGCCCTCAAAAGTCAAACGCATAGAGAACACCGTGGATAAACATTTCTTTCATCAAGTGAGATTCAGCTCTTGAATGAGTTTATTTTGTGGTAACGCCTGCCTGTACAATACATGGctactgaaactgaaatattgaTTTACTTTTGTTGTTAAATCCCTCACAGCACACATaatcagtcattttttttcataggaaaatGTGCGAGCACTGACCAAGGGGGTGCAGATGGTGATGGGTTATAAGCCCGGAAGTGGTCCTGTTGGGCCTGGAAACACAGAACAACAGACTGGGAAACCCTGGAAAAAACACGGCAACCGGAACAAGAAGGAGAAAGTGAGAAGACTCAACAAACATCTGGATGCATGATCCCTATACTAAGATGTTTATTGGATATGATCTTTAATGCAAATACTTCAATTTCACCTTCGGTTATACCTGGATGGGATTGATAAGTGCTGATGGACGTTCCCCTTTGTATGAAATATCATCaatcataataataaactataactCTGTATTTTATCAGTGTATTAAATGAAAAGAGTAATGGACACCGATGAACGCTAATAAATGAAGATCTCCTTGTGATGTCCTTAAAAGTGATTTTGTTCTGTATTAAAATTGTGGATTCCATTTAGTAGAATATGTGGATGTCTAACAAAGCTGACGGTGATATATTGACAGTTTCTCAGTGCAATTTTCTCAAACATATAATTAGtactgcgtttttttttttttactttctccaaGCTGTAATGGTATTTAATCTGGTAGGAGTAGCCTAACATTTGTAAATTACCTGTTTAAGGGAAAGATTTATGTTAATCTTTAAGGGAACTTATATATTTTGATGCAGAGATTTGTCATTAAATCTTGCAAGTTTCTTACAACTTTTAATCACATATCTTTTTGTAAGTATTTCATGCAGTTTCCCAGCAATTAAAGGTATATGCATTTTGCGCAcacatatttgataaaaaaaaacaataaatatttctgaactacgtattttaaaggggtcatataatgctttttaaaaagatcattatttgctgtaacagaatatgttgacatactttcatgtaaaaaagaaaacatattatttttctaatactgtacaatattgtaattcctctatggccccgcctctctcaaaccagtggttttctacaaagtccctccttctgacaagcacagtctgctctgattggtcaactgacccagtgcatagtgattggccgaacaccgcaagcactcacaCTGATGAAGCTTGTGTGTTTGCAAtacacaagccacagacggttaagacagctgactccactgtgtgaccctctctctctctctctcacacacacacgcgacaCGCAAAagtctgcatttgaacatttaatGGCAAATACTTAAACTGGGCAGTAAGCAAGTTTGCCGTTTCGAACACAGCCTAACATTCTTGATATAAACATTGTAAACAGCCCATTTAAATGAAAGTCACATGTTCTGTCAATCTGTTGCAGATTTCTATGGCTTCGTATATGTTCATTTTGGATGTCATCCATTCCCTGTCATAATCTTTCTCCATTTATTTGTGGTATAAGTCTAAAATTGGTACgggtttatatacacacac encodes the following:
- the lsg1 gene encoding large subunit GTPase 1 homolog, giving the protein MGKKKTRGEGSGLGRALIKERLTAGRGYRRNDTWLHTSELNDGYDWGRLNLQSVTEQSSLDDFLATAELAGTEFVAEKLNIKFVPAEARAGLLSAEESTRLKKLHEDNKQLLRIPRRPPWDESTSPEVLQQNERDSFLIWRRELARLEEEQKLILTPFERNLDFWRQLWRVIERSDVVVQIVDARNPLLFRCPDLEKYVKEVSVHKVNMLLLNKADLLTREQRRAWARYFQKEGIRAVFWSALAEAQRLEAEEKGEEPMDQEDQSDTEQEATSKNVPDEENSTSPNEERDESEEDEERRVCVDETEWQTCSEESGDEDKPETPTVSSFYNSSRLLRKDELLEMFKSVHSGPTYKDGQITVGLVGYPNVGKSSTINTILRNKKVSVSATPGHTKHFQTLFVDPGLCLCDCPGLVMPSFVSTKAEMICSGILPIDQMRDHVPAISLVCQTIPRSVLEGTYGINIIRPREDEDPERPPTYEELLMAYGYMRGFMTAHGQPDQSRSARYILKDYVCGKLLYCHPPPHISPKDFQPQHARWSGGVEPTASDANKPSKVKRIENTVDKHFFHQENVRALTKGVQMVMGYKPGSGPVGPGNTEQQTGKPWKKHGNRNKKEKVRRLNKHLDA